From Phalacrocorax carbo chromosome 6, bPhaCar2.1, whole genome shotgun sequence, a single genomic window includes:
- the LOC104047429 gene encoding flavin-containing monooxygenase 3-like — protein sequence MVQRVAVVGAGVSGLAAIKGCLEEGLEPTCFEQSEDIGGLWRYTDQAEEGRASIYRTVFTNSCKEMMCYSDFPFPDDHPNYMHNARLQQYICKYAEHFDLLRHIQFKTLVTKIKKRPDFSVTGQWEVVTQRDGKEEMAVFDAVMICSGHHVYPNLPLADFPGIQKFKGCYFHSREYKEPEKFRGKKVLVIGLGNSGCDIAVELSTMASQVYLSSRSGSWVMSRVWDKGYPWDMLVITRFRTWLGNILPRALSDWLYVRGMNRFFKHENFGLMPLNRTSRKEPVFNDDLPSRIACGVVVMKPNVKEFRETSVLFQDGTVQDNVDVVIFATGYSYSYPFMEDASIIRSRDNQVTLYKGILPPCLEKPTMVVIGLVQSLGPIIPTVDLQCRWAVKMFQGQCMLPPVSEMMDDIDKKMGKKLKWYGNSTTLQTDYITYMDELASAIGVKPNILKLLLTDPRLALEVFFGPCSPYQFRLTGLGKWSGARKAILTQWDRTLRATRTRVTPATPTAFTSLATLGVFFLLLLLATLYW from the exons ATGGTGCAGCGCGTGGCGGTGGTGGGCGCAGGCGTCAGTGGGCTGGCAGCCATCAAGGGCTGCCTGGAAGAGGGGCTGGAGCCCACCTGCTTTGAGCAAAGCGAGGACATCGGGGGGCTCTGGCGCTACACG GAccaggcagaggaaggcagagccAGCATCTACCGAACCGTCTTCACCAACTCCTGCAAGGAGATGATGTGTTACTCCGACTTCCCCTTCCCTGATGACCACCCCAACTACATGCACAATGCCAGGCTACAGCAATACATCTGCAAGTACGCCGAGCACTTTGATCTGCTCCGGCACATACAGTTCAAG acCCTGGTCACCAAGATTAAAAAACGCCCAGACTTTTCTGTGACGGGGCAATGGGAGGTGGTGACCCAGAGAGATGGGAAGGAAGAGATGGCAGTTTTTGATGCTGTTATGATTTGCTCTGGGCATCATGTCTACCCAAACCTCCCCCTTGCTGACTTCCCAG GAATACAGAAGTTTAAAGGCTGCTACTTCCACAGTCGAGAGTACAAGGAGCCAGAGAAGTTCAGAGGGAAGAAGGTGTTGGTGATAGGCTTGGGCAACTCTGGCTGTGACATCGCTGTGGAGCTCAGCACCATGGCATCACAG GTCTACCTGAGCTCCCGAAGCGGGTCCTGGGTGATGAGCCGTGTCTGGGACAAAGGCTACCCCTGGGACATGCTGGTCATCACTCGTTTCCGGACCTGGCTGGGGAACATCCTCCCCAGGGCACTCAGTGACTGGCTGTATGTGAGAGGCATGAACCGGTTCTTCAAGCACGAGAACTTCGGCCTCATGCCACTGAACAG AACTTCCCGCAAGGAGCCGGTGTTCAATGACGACCTCCCGAGCCGCATCGCCTGTGGCGTGGTGGTAATGAAGCCGAATGTGAAAGAGTTCAGAGAGACATCTGTCTTGTTCCAAGATGGGACTGTACAGGATAATGTTGATGTGGTCATCTTTGCCACTGGTTACAGTTACTCTTACCCTTTCATGGAGGATGCATCCATCATCAGAAGCAGGGACAATCAGGTCACCCTGTACAAAGGCATTCTCCCTCCTTGTCTTGAGAAGCCAACCATGGTAGTCATTGGGCTGGTCCAGTCCCTTGGGCCGATCATCCCAACAGTGGACCTCCAGTGCCGCTGGGCAGTCAAGATGTTTCAGG GACAGTGCATGCTCCCTCCAGTCAGTGAGATGATGGATGACATTGATAAGAAGATGGGGAAGAAGCTCAAGTG GTACGGGAACAGCACCACACTGCAGACAGATTATATCACCTACATGGATGAGCTGGCGTCAGCCATTGGTGTGAAGCCCAACATACTGAAGCTCCTGCTGACGGACCCACGGCTGGCCTTGGAGGTTTTCTTCGGCCCCTGCAGCCCCTACCAGTTTCGGCTGACGGGTCTGGGGAAGTGGAGCGGGGCCAGAAAGGCCATCCTCACCCAGTGGGACCGAACGCTGCGGGCCACACGAACGCGTGTCACCCCAGCCACCCCCACTGCCTTCACATCCCTGGCCACGCTGGGGGtgttcttcctcctgctcctccttgcCACCCTTTATTGGTAG